One Prunus dulcis chromosome 7, ALMONDv2, whole genome shotgun sequence DNA segment encodes these proteins:
- the LOC117634605 gene encoding protein PTST homolog 3, chloroplastic isoform X1 produces MAANVSHLPAFLSLFSQNLVFSDPKQQPKQLRWAAQQQRLPPPHFTVRASSVKKKTSRKVKSNEELRNELREFLTAVGLPKDHVPSLKDFSQHGRNDLANIVRRRGYKLIRKLLADSTKTDINGNVDNGVAGIQDATNDPKVIITGQDQEVNDVVEDFSLLSEVSTLEISSGSLITDPDPNHDDSGHAPVESSVDSDNLEGHSEQVNNVDGYVYVSTSVPVTENHSNMPLEISSDSSLPATVPVKENDSFGSDVGWNLNSGGHPSMPIESVAGLSSDGMVRGQDAKLDNMAEEYSSLTEVSVAEDHSSCSNIEPTHNSDHHSDAPLEPPSNSSLDEKVAKFMQNGDLDTVEDKIYGILIGNEAENINEDSKFGNTEEVQIRIPASEHSKSALDGSDATLALNQRTSASKQLLPSMTVDASLSRDDSSSAEGISSLSGKDSDVKTSEREDQLDINNLKFMLHQKEMELCRLKEQIEKEKLALSKLQTNAETAISKAQKLVFEKDAELLAAEESLSGLVEVEIQYRGDGEIVEVTGSFNGWHHQIEMDPQPSSSIIGPTGSRKTRLWSTRLWLYPGIYEIKFIVDGQWKIDPQRESVTRGTICNNILQVDR; encoded by the exons ATGGCGGCCAACGTCTCTCACCTTCCCGCATTCCTCTCCCTCTTTTCTCAGAATCTCGTCTTCTCCGACCCCAAACAACAGCCCAAGCAGCTGAGATGGGCCGCCCAGCAACAACGCTTACCTCCACCACACTTCACGGTTCGTGCCTCTtcagtgaagaagaagaccag TCGAAAGGTGAAGAGCAATGAGGAGCTCCGCAATGAGCTCCGGGAGTTTCTTACTGCAGTTGGACTTCCAAAAGATCACGTGCCCTCCTTGAAAGACTTCTCGCAGCACGGAAG gAATGACCTTGCAAACATTGTCAGACGGAGAGGATATAAACTTATAAGAAAGCTTCTTGCGGACTCAACAAAAACGGATATAAATGGTAATGTGGATAATGGCGTGGCTGGAATACAGGATGCAACCAATGATCCTAAAGTAATAATAACAG gtcAGGATCAAGAGGTGAATGATGTCGTTGAGGATTTCTCGTTGTTGAGTGAAGTTTCAACATTGGAAATCAGTTCTGGTAGTTTGATTACTGATCCAGATCCAAACCACGATGACAGTGGTCATGCACCTGTGGAATCTTCAGTCGATTCGGATAATTTAGAAGGTCATAGTGAGCAGGTGAATAATGTGGATGGATATGTTTACGTGTCAACCAGTGTTCCAGTTACGGAAAATCATAGTAATATGCCTTTAGAAATTTCCTCCGATTCATCCTTGCCAGCCACTGTTCCTGTCAAAGAAAACGATTCTTTTGGTTCAGATGTTGGTTGGAATCTGAACTCTGGTGGACATCCTAGTATGCCTATAGAATCTGTGGCTGGTTTGTCATCGGATGGAATGGTCAGAGGTCAGGATGCGAAGCTTGATAATATGGCTGAAGAATATTCCTCGTTGACCGAAGTTTCAGTTGCAGAAGACCATTCTAGTTGTTCAAATATTGAACCAACTCACAACTCTGATCACCATAGTGATGCACCTTTAGAACCTCCAAGCAATTCGTCCTTGGATGAAAAGGTGGCAAAATTTATGCAGAATGGAGACCTGGATACAGTTGAAG ATAAAATCTATGGCATATTAATTGGTAATGAGGCTGAAAATATCAATGAAGACAGTAAATTTGGAAACACTGAAGAGGTTCAAATAAGAATTCCTGCTTCAGAGCACTCAAAATCTGCACTTGATGGAAGTGATGCAACTTTGGCATTGAATCAGAGGACATCAGCATCCAAGCAACTTTTGCCTTCTATGACAGTCGATGCCTCTCTTAG taGGGATGACAGTTCATCAGCTGAAGGGATAAGTTCTCTATCTGGAAAGGATTCAGATGTTAAG ACAAGTGAACGGGAGGATCAACTTGATATTAATAATCTCAAATTCATGCTG cATCAGAAGGAGATGGAATTGTGTCGGTTGAAAGAACAgattgaaaaggaaaag CTTGCTTTGTCAAAGTTGCAAACCAATGCTGAAACAGCAATCAGCAAAGCGCAAAAGCTCGTCTTTGAAAAAGATGCAGAGTTACTAGCTGCTGAAGAAAGCCTTTCAGGACTAGTGGAG GTTGAGATACAGTACCGTGGGGATGGTGAGATTGTGGAGGTGACTGGTAGCTTCAATGGTTGGCATCATCAGATTGAAATGGATCCACAACCATCATCTAGTATCATAGGCCCCACTGGATCAAG GAAAACCAGACTTTGGTCAACAAGGCTATGGCTTTATCCAGGGATATATGAG ATAAAATTCATTGTTGATGGCCAATGGAAGATTGATCCTCAAAGAGAGTCAGTTACCAGGGGTACCATATGTAACAACATTCTCCAAGTCGACAGATGA
- the LOC117634605 gene encoding protein PTST homolog 3, chloroplastic isoform X5, translating into MAANVSHLPAFLSLFSQNLVFSDPKQQPKQLRWAAQQQRLPPPHFTVRASSVKKKTSRKVKSNEELRNELREFLTAVGLPKDHVPSLKDFSQHGRNDLANIVRRRGYKLIRKLLADSTKTDINGNVDNGVAGIQDATNDPKDQEVNDVVEDFSLLSEVSTLEISSGSLITDPDPNHDDSGHAPVESSVDSDNLEGHSEQVNNVDGYVYVSTSVPVTENHSNMPLEISSDSSLPATVPVKENDSFGSDVGWNLNSGGHPSMPIESVAGLSSDGMVRGQDAKLDNMAEEYSSLTEVSVAEDHSSCSNIEPTHNSDHHSDAPLEPPSNSSLDEKVAKFMQNGDLDTVEDKIYGILIGNEAENINEDSKFGNTEEVQIRIPASEHSKSALDGSDATLALNQRTSASKQLLPSMTVDASLSRDDSSSAEGISSLSGKDSDVKTSEREDQLDINNLKFMLHQKEMELCRLKEQIEKEKLALSKLQTNAETAISKAQKLVFEKDAELLAAEESLSGLVEVEIQYRGDGEIVEVTGSFNGWHHQIEMDPQPSSSIIGPTGSRKTRLWSTRLWLYPGIYEIKFIVDGQWKIDPQRESVTRGTICNNILQVDR; encoded by the exons ATGGCGGCCAACGTCTCTCACCTTCCCGCATTCCTCTCCCTCTTTTCTCAGAATCTCGTCTTCTCCGACCCCAAACAACAGCCCAAGCAGCTGAGATGGGCCGCCCAGCAACAACGCTTACCTCCACCACACTTCACGGTTCGTGCCTCTtcagtgaagaagaagaccag TCGAAAGGTGAAGAGCAATGAGGAGCTCCGCAATGAGCTCCGGGAGTTTCTTACTGCAGTTGGACTTCCAAAAGATCACGTGCCCTCCTTGAAAGACTTCTCGCAGCACGGAAG gAATGACCTTGCAAACATTGTCAGACGGAGAGGATATAAACTTATAAGAAAGCTTCTTGCGGACTCAACAAAAACGGATATAAATGGTAATGTGGATAATGGCGTGGCTGGAATACAGGATGCAACCAATGATCCTAAA GATCAAGAGGTGAATGATGTCGTTGAGGATTTCTCGTTGTTGAGTGAAGTTTCAACATTGGAAATCAGTTCTGGTAGTTTGATTACTGATCCAGATCCAAACCACGATGACAGTGGTCATGCACCTGTGGAATCTTCAGTCGATTCGGATAATTTAGAAGGTCATAGTGAGCAGGTGAATAATGTGGATGGATATGTTTACGTGTCAACCAGTGTTCCAGTTACGGAAAATCATAGTAATATGCCTTTAGAAATTTCCTCCGATTCATCCTTGCCAGCCACTGTTCCTGTCAAAGAAAACGATTCTTTTGGTTCAGATGTTGGTTGGAATCTGAACTCTGGTGGACATCCTAGTATGCCTATAGAATCTGTGGCTGGTTTGTCATCGGATGGAATGGTCAGAGGTCAGGATGCGAAGCTTGATAATATGGCTGAAGAATATTCCTCGTTGACCGAAGTTTCAGTTGCAGAAGACCATTCTAGTTGTTCAAATATTGAACCAACTCACAACTCTGATCACCATAGTGATGCACCTTTAGAACCTCCAAGCAATTCGTCCTTGGATGAAAAGGTGGCAAAATTTATGCAGAATGGAGACCTGGATACAGTTGAAG ATAAAATCTATGGCATATTAATTGGTAATGAGGCTGAAAATATCAATGAAGACAGTAAATTTGGAAACACTGAAGAGGTTCAAATAAGAATTCCTGCTTCAGAGCACTCAAAATCTGCACTTGATGGAAGTGATGCAACTTTGGCATTGAATCAGAGGACATCAGCATCCAAGCAACTTTTGCCTTCTATGACAGTCGATGCCTCTCTTAG taGGGATGACAGTTCATCAGCTGAAGGGATAAGTTCTCTATCTGGAAAGGATTCAGATGTTAAG ACAAGTGAACGGGAGGATCAACTTGATATTAATAATCTCAAATTCATGCTG cATCAGAAGGAGATGGAATTGTGTCGGTTGAAAGAACAgattgaaaaggaaaag CTTGCTTTGTCAAAGTTGCAAACCAATGCTGAAACAGCAATCAGCAAAGCGCAAAAGCTCGTCTTTGAAAAAGATGCAGAGTTACTAGCTGCTGAAGAAAGCCTTTCAGGACTAGTGGAG GTTGAGATACAGTACCGTGGGGATGGTGAGATTGTGGAGGTGACTGGTAGCTTCAATGGTTGGCATCATCAGATTGAAATGGATCCACAACCATCATCTAGTATCATAGGCCCCACTGGATCAAG GAAAACCAGACTTTGGTCAACAAGGCTATGGCTTTATCCAGGGATATATGAG ATAAAATTCATTGTTGATGGCCAATGGAAGATTGATCCTCAAAGAGAGTCAGTTACCAGGGGTACCATATGTAACAACATTCTCCAAGTCGACAGATGA
- the LOC117634605 gene encoding protein PTST homolog 3, chloroplastic isoform X4: MAANVSHLPAFLSLFSQNLVFSDPKQQPKQLRWAAQQQRLPPPHFTVRASSVKKKTSRKVKSNEELRNELREFLTAVGLPKDHVPSLKDFSQHGRNDLANIVRRRGYKLIRKLLADSTKTDINGNVDNGVAGIQDATNDPKVIITGQDQEVNDVVEDFSLLSEVSTLEISSGSLITDPDPNHDDSGHAPVESSVDSDNLEGHSEQVNNVDGYVYVSTSVPVTENHSNMPLEISSDSSLPATVPVKENDSFGSDVGWNLNSGGHPSMPIESVAGLSSDGMVRGQDAKLDNMAEEYSSLTEVSVAEDHSSCSNIEPTHNSDHHSDAPLEPPSNSSLDEKVAKFMQNGDLDTVEDKIYGILIGNEAENINEDSKFGNTEEVQIRIPASEHSKSALDGSDATLALNQRTSASKQLLPSMTVDASLRDDSSSAEGISSLSGKDSDVKTSEREDQLDINNLKFMLKEMELCRLKEQIEKEKLALSKLQTNAETAISKAQKLVFEKDAELLAAEESLSGLVEVEIQYRGDGEIVEVTGSFNGWHHQIEMDPQPSSSIIGPTGSRKTRLWSTRLWLYPGIYEIKFIVDGQWKIDPQRESVTRGTICNNILQVDR; encoded by the exons ATGGCGGCCAACGTCTCTCACCTTCCCGCATTCCTCTCCCTCTTTTCTCAGAATCTCGTCTTCTCCGACCCCAAACAACAGCCCAAGCAGCTGAGATGGGCCGCCCAGCAACAACGCTTACCTCCACCACACTTCACGGTTCGTGCCTCTtcagtgaagaagaagaccag TCGAAAGGTGAAGAGCAATGAGGAGCTCCGCAATGAGCTCCGGGAGTTTCTTACTGCAGTTGGACTTCCAAAAGATCACGTGCCCTCCTTGAAAGACTTCTCGCAGCACGGAAG gAATGACCTTGCAAACATTGTCAGACGGAGAGGATATAAACTTATAAGAAAGCTTCTTGCGGACTCAACAAAAACGGATATAAATGGTAATGTGGATAATGGCGTGGCTGGAATACAGGATGCAACCAATGATCCTAAAGTAATAATAACAG gtcAGGATCAAGAGGTGAATGATGTCGTTGAGGATTTCTCGTTGTTGAGTGAAGTTTCAACATTGGAAATCAGTTCTGGTAGTTTGATTACTGATCCAGATCCAAACCACGATGACAGTGGTCATGCACCTGTGGAATCTTCAGTCGATTCGGATAATTTAGAAGGTCATAGTGAGCAGGTGAATAATGTGGATGGATATGTTTACGTGTCAACCAGTGTTCCAGTTACGGAAAATCATAGTAATATGCCTTTAGAAATTTCCTCCGATTCATCCTTGCCAGCCACTGTTCCTGTCAAAGAAAACGATTCTTTTGGTTCAGATGTTGGTTGGAATCTGAACTCTGGTGGACATCCTAGTATGCCTATAGAATCTGTGGCTGGTTTGTCATCGGATGGAATGGTCAGAGGTCAGGATGCGAAGCTTGATAATATGGCTGAAGAATATTCCTCGTTGACCGAAGTTTCAGTTGCAGAAGACCATTCTAGTTGTTCAAATATTGAACCAACTCACAACTCTGATCACCATAGTGATGCACCTTTAGAACCTCCAAGCAATTCGTCCTTGGATGAAAAGGTGGCAAAATTTATGCAGAATGGAGACCTGGATACAGTTGAAG ATAAAATCTATGGCATATTAATTGGTAATGAGGCTGAAAATATCAATGAAGACAGTAAATTTGGAAACACTGAAGAGGTTCAAATAAGAATTCCTGCTTCAGAGCACTCAAAATCTGCACTTGATGGAAGTGATGCAACTTTGGCATTGAATCAGAGGACATCAGCATCCAAGCAACTTTTGCCTTCTATGACAGTCGATGCCTCTCTTAG GGATGACAGTTCATCAGCTGAAGGGATAAGTTCTCTATCTGGAAAGGATTCAGATGTTAAG ACAAGTGAACGGGAGGATCAACTTGATATTAATAATCTCAAATTCATGCTG AAGGAGATGGAATTGTGTCGGTTGAAAGAACAgattgaaaaggaaaag CTTGCTTTGTCAAAGTTGCAAACCAATGCTGAAACAGCAATCAGCAAAGCGCAAAAGCTCGTCTTTGAAAAAGATGCAGAGTTACTAGCTGCTGAAGAAAGCCTTTCAGGACTAGTGGAG GTTGAGATACAGTACCGTGGGGATGGTGAGATTGTGGAGGTGACTGGTAGCTTCAATGGTTGGCATCATCAGATTGAAATGGATCCACAACCATCATCTAGTATCATAGGCCCCACTGGATCAAG GAAAACCAGACTTTGGTCAACAAGGCTATGGCTTTATCCAGGGATATATGAG ATAAAATTCATTGTTGATGGCCAATGGAAGATTGATCCTCAAAGAGAGTCAGTTACCAGGGGTACCATATGTAACAACATTCTCCAAGTCGACAGATGA
- the LOC117634605 gene encoding protein PTST homolog 3, chloroplastic isoform X2: protein MAANVSHLPAFLSLFSQNLVFSDPKQQPKQLRWAAQQQRLPPPHFTVRASSVKKKTSRKVKSNEELRNELREFLTAVGLPKDHVPSLKDFSQHGRNDLANIVRRRGYKLIRKLLADSTKTDINGNVDNGVAGIQDATNDPKVIITGQDQEVNDVVEDFSLLSEVSTLEISSGSLITDPDPNHDDSGHAPVESSVDSDNLEGHSEQVNNVDGYVYVSTSVPVTENHSNMPLEISSDSSLPATVPVKENDSFGSDVGWNLNSGGHPSMPIESVAGLSSDGMVRGQDAKLDNMAEEYSSLTEVSVAEDHSSCSNIEPTHNSDHHSDAPLEPPSNSSLDEKVAKFMQNGDLDTVEDKIYGILIGNEAENINEDSKFGNTEEVQIRIPASEHSKSALDGSDATLALNQRTSASKQLLPSMTVDASLRDDSSSAEGISSLSGKDSDVKTSEREDQLDINNLKFMLHQKEMELCRLKEQIEKEKLALSKLQTNAETAISKAQKLVFEKDAELLAAEESLSGLVEVEIQYRGDGEIVEVTGSFNGWHHQIEMDPQPSSSIIGPTGSRKTRLWSTRLWLYPGIYEIKFIVDGQWKIDPQRESVTRGTICNNILQVDR, encoded by the exons ATGGCGGCCAACGTCTCTCACCTTCCCGCATTCCTCTCCCTCTTTTCTCAGAATCTCGTCTTCTCCGACCCCAAACAACAGCCCAAGCAGCTGAGATGGGCCGCCCAGCAACAACGCTTACCTCCACCACACTTCACGGTTCGTGCCTCTtcagtgaagaagaagaccag TCGAAAGGTGAAGAGCAATGAGGAGCTCCGCAATGAGCTCCGGGAGTTTCTTACTGCAGTTGGACTTCCAAAAGATCACGTGCCCTCCTTGAAAGACTTCTCGCAGCACGGAAG gAATGACCTTGCAAACATTGTCAGACGGAGAGGATATAAACTTATAAGAAAGCTTCTTGCGGACTCAACAAAAACGGATATAAATGGTAATGTGGATAATGGCGTGGCTGGAATACAGGATGCAACCAATGATCCTAAAGTAATAATAACAG gtcAGGATCAAGAGGTGAATGATGTCGTTGAGGATTTCTCGTTGTTGAGTGAAGTTTCAACATTGGAAATCAGTTCTGGTAGTTTGATTACTGATCCAGATCCAAACCACGATGACAGTGGTCATGCACCTGTGGAATCTTCAGTCGATTCGGATAATTTAGAAGGTCATAGTGAGCAGGTGAATAATGTGGATGGATATGTTTACGTGTCAACCAGTGTTCCAGTTACGGAAAATCATAGTAATATGCCTTTAGAAATTTCCTCCGATTCATCCTTGCCAGCCACTGTTCCTGTCAAAGAAAACGATTCTTTTGGTTCAGATGTTGGTTGGAATCTGAACTCTGGTGGACATCCTAGTATGCCTATAGAATCTGTGGCTGGTTTGTCATCGGATGGAATGGTCAGAGGTCAGGATGCGAAGCTTGATAATATGGCTGAAGAATATTCCTCGTTGACCGAAGTTTCAGTTGCAGAAGACCATTCTAGTTGTTCAAATATTGAACCAACTCACAACTCTGATCACCATAGTGATGCACCTTTAGAACCTCCAAGCAATTCGTCCTTGGATGAAAAGGTGGCAAAATTTATGCAGAATGGAGACCTGGATACAGTTGAAG ATAAAATCTATGGCATATTAATTGGTAATGAGGCTGAAAATATCAATGAAGACAGTAAATTTGGAAACACTGAAGAGGTTCAAATAAGAATTCCTGCTTCAGAGCACTCAAAATCTGCACTTGATGGAAGTGATGCAACTTTGGCATTGAATCAGAGGACATCAGCATCCAAGCAACTTTTGCCTTCTATGACAGTCGATGCCTCTCTTAG GGATGACAGTTCATCAGCTGAAGGGATAAGTTCTCTATCTGGAAAGGATTCAGATGTTAAG ACAAGTGAACGGGAGGATCAACTTGATATTAATAATCTCAAATTCATGCTG cATCAGAAGGAGATGGAATTGTGTCGGTTGAAAGAACAgattgaaaaggaaaag CTTGCTTTGTCAAAGTTGCAAACCAATGCTGAAACAGCAATCAGCAAAGCGCAAAAGCTCGTCTTTGAAAAAGATGCAGAGTTACTAGCTGCTGAAGAAAGCCTTTCAGGACTAGTGGAG GTTGAGATACAGTACCGTGGGGATGGTGAGATTGTGGAGGTGACTGGTAGCTTCAATGGTTGGCATCATCAGATTGAAATGGATCCACAACCATCATCTAGTATCATAGGCCCCACTGGATCAAG GAAAACCAGACTTTGGTCAACAAGGCTATGGCTTTATCCAGGGATATATGAG ATAAAATTCATTGTTGATGGCCAATGGAAGATTGATCCTCAAAGAGAGTCAGTTACCAGGGGTACCATATGTAACAACATTCTCCAAGTCGACAGATGA
- the LOC117634605 gene encoding protein PTST homolog 3, chloroplastic isoform X3 — translation MAANVSHLPAFLSLFSQNLVFSDPKQQPKQLRWAAQQQRLPPPHFTVRASSVKKKTSRKVKSNEELRNELREFLTAVGLPKDHVPSLKDFSQHGRNDLANIVRRRGYKLIRKLLADSTKTDINGNVDNGVAGIQDATNDPKVIITGQDQEVNDVVEDFSLLSEVSTLEISSGSLITDPDPNHDDSGHAPVESSVDSDNLEGHSEQVNNVDGYVYVSTSVPVTENHSNMPLEISSDSSLPATVPVKENDSFGSDVGWNLNSGGHPSMPIESVAGLSSDGMVRGQDAKLDNMAEEYSSLTEVSVAEDHSSCSNIEPTHNSDHHSDAPLEPPSNSSLDEKVAKFMQNGDLDTVEDKIYGILIGNEAENINEDSKFGNTEEVQIRIPASEHSKSALDGSDATLALNQRTSASKQLLPSMTVDASLSRDDSSSAEGISSLSGKDSDVKTSEREDQLDINNLKFMLKEMELCRLKEQIEKEKLALSKLQTNAETAISKAQKLVFEKDAELLAAEESLSGLVEVEIQYRGDGEIVEVTGSFNGWHHQIEMDPQPSSSIIGPTGSRKTRLWSTRLWLYPGIYEIKFIVDGQWKIDPQRESVTRGTICNNILQVDR, via the exons ATGGCGGCCAACGTCTCTCACCTTCCCGCATTCCTCTCCCTCTTTTCTCAGAATCTCGTCTTCTCCGACCCCAAACAACAGCCCAAGCAGCTGAGATGGGCCGCCCAGCAACAACGCTTACCTCCACCACACTTCACGGTTCGTGCCTCTtcagtgaagaagaagaccag TCGAAAGGTGAAGAGCAATGAGGAGCTCCGCAATGAGCTCCGGGAGTTTCTTACTGCAGTTGGACTTCCAAAAGATCACGTGCCCTCCTTGAAAGACTTCTCGCAGCACGGAAG gAATGACCTTGCAAACATTGTCAGACGGAGAGGATATAAACTTATAAGAAAGCTTCTTGCGGACTCAACAAAAACGGATATAAATGGTAATGTGGATAATGGCGTGGCTGGAATACAGGATGCAACCAATGATCCTAAAGTAATAATAACAG gtcAGGATCAAGAGGTGAATGATGTCGTTGAGGATTTCTCGTTGTTGAGTGAAGTTTCAACATTGGAAATCAGTTCTGGTAGTTTGATTACTGATCCAGATCCAAACCACGATGACAGTGGTCATGCACCTGTGGAATCTTCAGTCGATTCGGATAATTTAGAAGGTCATAGTGAGCAGGTGAATAATGTGGATGGATATGTTTACGTGTCAACCAGTGTTCCAGTTACGGAAAATCATAGTAATATGCCTTTAGAAATTTCCTCCGATTCATCCTTGCCAGCCACTGTTCCTGTCAAAGAAAACGATTCTTTTGGTTCAGATGTTGGTTGGAATCTGAACTCTGGTGGACATCCTAGTATGCCTATAGAATCTGTGGCTGGTTTGTCATCGGATGGAATGGTCAGAGGTCAGGATGCGAAGCTTGATAATATGGCTGAAGAATATTCCTCGTTGACCGAAGTTTCAGTTGCAGAAGACCATTCTAGTTGTTCAAATATTGAACCAACTCACAACTCTGATCACCATAGTGATGCACCTTTAGAACCTCCAAGCAATTCGTCCTTGGATGAAAAGGTGGCAAAATTTATGCAGAATGGAGACCTGGATACAGTTGAAG ATAAAATCTATGGCATATTAATTGGTAATGAGGCTGAAAATATCAATGAAGACAGTAAATTTGGAAACACTGAAGAGGTTCAAATAAGAATTCCTGCTTCAGAGCACTCAAAATCTGCACTTGATGGAAGTGATGCAACTTTGGCATTGAATCAGAGGACATCAGCATCCAAGCAACTTTTGCCTTCTATGACAGTCGATGCCTCTCTTAG taGGGATGACAGTTCATCAGCTGAAGGGATAAGTTCTCTATCTGGAAAGGATTCAGATGTTAAG ACAAGTGAACGGGAGGATCAACTTGATATTAATAATCTCAAATTCATGCTG AAGGAGATGGAATTGTGTCGGTTGAAAGAACAgattgaaaaggaaaag CTTGCTTTGTCAAAGTTGCAAACCAATGCTGAAACAGCAATCAGCAAAGCGCAAAAGCTCGTCTTTGAAAAAGATGCAGAGTTACTAGCTGCTGAAGAAAGCCTTTCAGGACTAGTGGAG GTTGAGATACAGTACCGTGGGGATGGTGAGATTGTGGAGGTGACTGGTAGCTTCAATGGTTGGCATCATCAGATTGAAATGGATCCACAACCATCATCTAGTATCATAGGCCCCACTGGATCAAG GAAAACCAGACTTTGGTCAACAAGGCTATGGCTTTATCCAGGGATATATGAG ATAAAATTCATTGTTGATGGCCAATGGAAGATTGATCCTCAAAGAGAGTCAGTTACCAGGGGTACCATATGTAACAACATTCTCCAAGTCGACAGATGA
- the LOC117634605 gene encoding protein PTST homolog 3, chloroplastic isoform X6, producing the protein MAANVSHLPAFLSLFSQNLVFSDPKQQPKQLRWAAQQQRLPPPHFTVRASSVKKKTSRKVKSNEELRNELREFLTAVGLPKDHVPSLKDFSQHGRNDLANIVRRRGYKLIRKLLADSTKTDINGNVDNGVAGIQDATNDPKVIITGQDQEVNDVVEDFSLLSEVSTLEISSGSLITDPDPNHDDSGHAPVESSVDSDNLEGHSEQVNNVDGYVYVSTSVPVTENHSNMPLEISSDSSLPATVPVKENDSFGSDVGWNLNSGGHPSMPIESVAGLSSDGMVRGQDAKLDNMAEEYSSLTEVSVAEDHSSCSNIEPTHNSDHHSDAPLEPPSNSSLDEKVAKFMQNGDLDTVEDKIYGILIGNEAENINEDSKFGNTEEVQIRIPASEHSKSALDGSDATLALNQRTSASKQLLPSMTVDASLSRDDSSSAEGISSLSGKDSDVKTSEREDQLDINNLKFMLHQKEMELCRLKEQIEKEKLALSKLQTNAETAISKAQKLVFEKDAELLAAEESLSGLVEENQTLVNKAMALSRDI; encoded by the exons ATGGCGGCCAACGTCTCTCACCTTCCCGCATTCCTCTCCCTCTTTTCTCAGAATCTCGTCTTCTCCGACCCCAAACAACAGCCCAAGCAGCTGAGATGGGCCGCCCAGCAACAACGCTTACCTCCACCACACTTCACGGTTCGTGCCTCTtcagtgaagaagaagaccag TCGAAAGGTGAAGAGCAATGAGGAGCTCCGCAATGAGCTCCGGGAGTTTCTTACTGCAGTTGGACTTCCAAAAGATCACGTGCCCTCCTTGAAAGACTTCTCGCAGCACGGAAG gAATGACCTTGCAAACATTGTCAGACGGAGAGGATATAAACTTATAAGAAAGCTTCTTGCGGACTCAACAAAAACGGATATAAATGGTAATGTGGATAATGGCGTGGCTGGAATACAGGATGCAACCAATGATCCTAAAGTAATAATAACAG gtcAGGATCAAGAGGTGAATGATGTCGTTGAGGATTTCTCGTTGTTGAGTGAAGTTTCAACATTGGAAATCAGTTCTGGTAGTTTGATTACTGATCCAGATCCAAACCACGATGACAGTGGTCATGCACCTGTGGAATCTTCAGTCGATTCGGATAATTTAGAAGGTCATAGTGAGCAGGTGAATAATGTGGATGGATATGTTTACGTGTCAACCAGTGTTCCAGTTACGGAAAATCATAGTAATATGCCTTTAGAAATTTCCTCCGATTCATCCTTGCCAGCCACTGTTCCTGTCAAAGAAAACGATTCTTTTGGTTCAGATGTTGGTTGGAATCTGAACTCTGGTGGACATCCTAGTATGCCTATAGAATCTGTGGCTGGTTTGTCATCGGATGGAATGGTCAGAGGTCAGGATGCGAAGCTTGATAATATGGCTGAAGAATATTCCTCGTTGACCGAAGTTTCAGTTGCAGAAGACCATTCTAGTTGTTCAAATATTGAACCAACTCACAACTCTGATCACCATAGTGATGCACCTTTAGAACCTCCAAGCAATTCGTCCTTGGATGAAAAGGTGGCAAAATTTATGCAGAATGGAGACCTGGATACAGTTGAAG ATAAAATCTATGGCATATTAATTGGTAATGAGGCTGAAAATATCAATGAAGACAGTAAATTTGGAAACACTGAAGAGGTTCAAATAAGAATTCCTGCTTCAGAGCACTCAAAATCTGCACTTGATGGAAGTGATGCAACTTTGGCATTGAATCAGAGGACATCAGCATCCAAGCAACTTTTGCCTTCTATGACAGTCGATGCCTCTCTTAG taGGGATGACAGTTCATCAGCTGAAGGGATAAGTTCTCTATCTGGAAAGGATTCAGATGTTAAG ACAAGTGAACGGGAGGATCAACTTGATATTAATAATCTCAAATTCATGCTG cATCAGAAGGAGATGGAATTGTGTCGGTTGAAAGAACAgattgaaaaggaaaag CTTGCTTTGTCAAAGTTGCAAACCAATGCTGAAACAGCAATCAGCAAAGCGCAAAAGCTCGTCTTTGAAAAAGATGCAGAGTTACTAGCTGCTGAAGAAAGCCTTTCAGGACTAGTGGAG GAAAACCAGACTTTGGTCAACAAGGCTATGGCTTTATCCAGGGATATATGA